Genomic window (Thiosulfatimonas sediminis):
CATACAGCCCACTTCGCTCACGCCTTGTTTAAAACTGGCTTTGTACCCAGGATAGTCATCACACACCAACAATCCTTTCCAATCCTGTAGCACCTCTCTTGCGAACTTGCCGTTTCGTCCTTCACTGAAGTGGTAATACACCGCCTTATGTTGTGCATTGGCTGGATTGGTGTAGGCCCACAGATAGGCTTTATGGGTTTTCTTATTCCCCGGCTTGAGCATGGGCACTGGGGTTTCATCGGCGTGCAAGACCGGTTGCGTCAGCAAAAAGTCTTTGAGTGCTTGAGCCACCGGTTCAAGTTGAACACCACAGACGCCGACCCATTCGGCTAAAGTGGAACTGGGTAATTTAACACCGGCCCGTTCAAAGATCTGAGCTTGACGATACAGCGGTAAGTGATCAGCGTATTTGGCGATGAGCAGATGTGCGAGTAACCCAGAGGTGGGCAGACCTTTATCAATGATTTGTGGGGGCATCGGTTTTTGAATCAGAGTTTCACAGGTATCGCACGCCCATTTGGAGCGAATATGACGTTCAACTTGAAACGTCCCGGGCAGATAATCCAGCTTTTCACTGACGTCTTCACCAATATGGCGTAATTGACAGCCACATGAACAGGTGGTGGATTCGGGATCATGACGGATGTCAAGACGAGGTAGGTGTTCGGGTAGCGGCTGACGCTTAGGTTTTTTCTTTGGTTGCGCTGTGTCGGTTTTGTCTCTAAGCGCATCCAGTTCCGATTCAATCGCGGCAATGTCGGCATCGGTCACTTCATCCAACAGTGTCATCTGTAAGGCGCTGATCTGTTCACTTTTGTGTGAGAATTTTAAACGTCTGAGATAGGCTAACTCATAGGTGAGTTGATCGATTTTAAGCTCTTTTTGTTGAATGGCTTTGGCATCGGCGGCGATGCGCTGGTCTTTTTCTTCAACCTGAACCAACAACTGCGCCGCCAGTGTTCGTAACTGGTCAGCAGAGAGTTGATGGAGGTTTGGCATTGTTTTCATGCCGCGGATTATAAAGACTAACTCAGTGATAAGGAAGTCTCGAGCCGTTGCCAAGGCAAGCCCTGCACCAGTGCCAGACATTGTTCAGGGGAGAGTGTCACGGAATCGCCCCGCCACAGCTCAGCCCAATGGAATTTACCTTGATTCAAACGTCGAGCACACAGCCAGATGCCTAAGCCATCGTGGATCAGTATCTTCATTCGATTGCCACGCTTATTGGCAAACAGATACGCATGATGGGGTTTGGCCTCACCAAACACGGCAATGACACGAGCTAATGCGGTATCGGGTCCTGCACGCATATCCATGGGTTCAGTCGCCAGCCAATAATGATCAATGCGAATCATGACTGCACCGACTTGACAAAGGCGCTTAATTTGGCCAATTCTGTGACAGGCCAGTGCACAGCAATCTTGCCTTGAGGTGCAGGCAGTTCGACCAAGAGCGTTTGAGGCGATGACGGCGGCAGATCGTTCAAGACCAGCGGAATAAATGCCGCTTGGGAAGCATGGCGCTTTTTAAGCTGACGCTTCCAGTTCTGTATTTGATTGGCATTGATGCCGTAGTCTCGAGCCACTTGTGCAATCGAGGTGTTAGGGTCCTCGCAAGCGGTCAAAACCTGCTGTTTGAATTCCCGTGAGTAGCGACGGCGAATCTTTTTGACTGTGGGAAGCGTTGATAGTGTGTCTGTCATAATAAGTGCCCATTTAAAATACGTGGGCACCTAATTATTCACAGATAAGTGTGGTTGGTAAGAGGTGTTTACCGGATAGTTACGCTTATTTGTCTAAATAAGCGGTCTTTTTATCGATATTGTATGTCCAACTTTCGACTGGGTTATCCACTTTCCAACCGGCTTTCATACGCCATTGTTTGTGTTCACCTTCTTTGACTTTTCCGCCTTCAAAACCGTCTGTCATGATGTAGACGTTTTTGTACCCGTACTGATCTAGCATTTTTGCTGCAGGCTGCGCACGAGTTGCGCCAGAACGACACATGATAACGAAAGGCGTGTTTTTATCAGCGCCTAGGTCGAACAGCTTTTCTTCAAATTCAGCGATGAAATTGTCATTAATTTTTGATGCATAACGTGGTTTTTTCTCATCAAATTTATTAAATTCAAATTTAACTGATGGAATCATGATTTGTGCCATTGGCGTGTAGCCAACAAATTGCCATTCAGCTGGAGTACGTACGTCAACAAGAATAACTTTGCTGTCTTCTTTCATCCATTTATAAGTATTGGCGGCATTAATATAAAGACCTTGAGGGGTTTGACGCTCTGGGCTTGGTGCTGCGCCTGCAAATTTGCTTGGTTCAACGGCATAGGTGCCAGAAGTGGCTAACAGTGCGGCTGCTAGGGTTAAGCCAGCAAATAGATTGCGATTTTTCATAAAGATATGTCCTCTACCTTTTTTGTTCAAAACGGGATGGCGATTCTCGCATTAGTTTGCGATGTCATTTATTAAGGAGAGACAAAACTAGTCCAAACTCTTACGGGCGGTACTTGTTCGGTATCTCCTCGATTCTTCCTAAACGGAATAGACGAGTAAAATTGTGTTAACAATTAGCTTTCTATTATATACATCTACGTTTTAGAACTTGATTAATTATATTTATACGTACTTTAAGCAGTTAGATGCAGAGTAATTCTTATGCAATTGTCTCACTGTTCTTAGTTGAAGATAAAACCTTGCTTAGACTTAATCGCTAAAATGAGAAATTACGATTTTATTTTAAAGGCGGTGTATATGTTTCAATCAGCAAAAAAATGGCTTTTGATACTCTCTATTCTGTTTGGTTCTATCGCTCTTTTTACTCAGAATGTTGCCGCCAGTTCAATGGTGAATGGTGTGTTAAATAATGTCCACAATCACATTGATTGGTGGAATATGAGTATGTGGCTTCTTGGAGGCTTAGCGCTGTTTTTATATGGCATGGATTTAATGGTTAAAGCCTTGTTAAGCGTTGCTGGTGATCAGATGAAAGGTCTGCTTGCCAAATTAACCACCAATCGTGTGATGGGCGCGATTACCGGCGCAGGGGTAACCGCGGTTATCCAGTCGTCATCCATTACCACGGTATTAACCGTTGGCTTTGTTTCGGCCGGTTTAATGACGGTTACCCAAGCCGCGGGCGTCATTATGGGGGCCAATCTTGGAACGACGGTGACGGCACAGATTGTCGCGTTTAAAATTCAGAATTTTGCGCTTTTGATGATTGCTGTTGGATTTTTAATGCAGTTTGTCGGCAAACAGGCGCGCACACGGGCGATTGGTCAACTCATTCTAGGATTGGGGTTGATCTTTTTTGGCATGAATTTAATGAGCGAAGGCATGGCGCCTTTGCGAAATTACGAGCCATTTTTAAACTTGATGGTACAGATGGAACATCCTTTGTTGGCCATCGCAGTAGGGATGTTGTTTACCGCTTTAATTCAATCTTCTTCGGCGACCATCGGGATTATTATTGTCATGGCTGGCAGTGGTTTGATTACCCTTCCCGCGGGGATTGCGTTGGCAATGGGCGCACATATTGGTACGACGATTACCGCAATGTTAGCCTCGATTGGTAAATCGCGTGATGCGCTTAGAACGGCGTTTATTCATCTATTTTTTAACCTAGGTGCAGTCATTATTTGGTTGCCTTTTATTCCGTATTTGGCGGAGATAGCGATATTGATGAGCGCGTCCGATCAAGTCGGTTTAGTAGATGATATGCCGCGCCAGATTGCCAATGCAAACACCTTGTTAACTCTAGTGGCCTTACTTGTGTTTCTTCCGTTTGCCTCTTTGTTTGTTTGGTTAGCCAGTAAAATTGTACCGGTAATTGAAGATGAAAAGGATGGCATCGCTTTTAGGGCCAAACATTTGGACGAAACATTTATTGATACGCCAAGCGTTGCACTACAGGCCGTGAGTATTGAAATTCAAGATTATCACAAGAAGCAGGCGCTGTTTTATAAGCGCATGGTTACATTGATTTCGGAGCCAAAAATGGAAAAGCTCAGTAAGGAATCGGTCAATTTACAGCGTTTTAAATCTTATCAGCAGCAAATATTGAGTTATCTCGCTCGTACCGCGCAAGGTTCATTAAGTGACAGTGAACAAAAAACGTATTCCGAGTTGATGTTAATTGTGCATGGTTTTGAATCGATGCGAACCGCGATGGAGGATCATATTTTTAATGTATTGCATCGGATGTTATTGGATGACATTAAACCGTCGCCGACTATGTTGAATTTGGTTGGGCAGTTAACCAATGAAGTCGCTAAAGCGATGGATAAAGGATTGCTTGGATTATTAGAAGCAAACCATGATGCAGCTTTAGAAGTGATGGGTTCGGAACAGACGATTGAGCATTTGATTCAAGAAGCGTTGGCGCATCAGTTAAAACGGTTTGAAAAAACGGAAAAACGCTTGGAAATTTTCCGCTACGAAATGGAAATTATCGAGGGGTTTAAACAACTTTATAGCCTATCAAAACGCCTAGCCCGCACGCAATTAGCAAAAGAGTCAGCAGAACAGATGATTAAATAAAAAAATAGCGAAGTGAAATTTTAGGTGGTTTTTTTAAATATTCTTGTGCAGTTTTCAATAACTAAAATAATGTTGCCATTGCAGCGCCACAGAGCCGGAATTGTTTTGACGATTGGGTGAGGTGGCGCTTTGTAAACCCATAAATTCGCTTCCCCTCTGCCCAAAAGGTTGTTGCCAGCTCAGTAACCACTGGTCGTTATCGCTTACCGAGTAGATGAGTTCCAAAGCGAGCAATTGGCTTTTATCTTGCCAATTAGAAATCAAGGTGGCGTTGATGTTTAGCAGTGGGTAGATTTCTGCGCTGGCGCCGATGGCACTGTAATAGCGATGGGTGCTAAATAATTTACCGGCGGCTTGTAAATCCACTAAGCGAGAAGGCAGATTGTCGGCCATTGTGTGCGTCAGTGCGCTGCCATAACCGTTGTAAAACAGTTCGCCAAAAAGCACTGTTTGGCGATCGAAAATCGATAGGCTGTTTTGCCAATTGAGCAACGCACTAAGTGTATTTTTTCGGTAAGTTTGATCGTAACTCCACAATAAATCCAAATTCCATAAACCGTAGTCGCTGTTCTCGGTCAGCTGCCAGCCAAACAATTGTTCCTGTTCATCTTTAAGCAATAACCATTGAAAATCACGATTACTGTTTGGCGAAAAGTGATACCACTTGATTCCAAAACTGCTTGCGTCATAGGTGACTTTTTCGTTGAAAGTCGCCCGTTTTGGAAGGATAAACCAGCTGAGTTGATCGTCATTCCGCAGGCTCTTTTGTCCGCTTAGCATATCCACACCAGGTTTATAGCTCTTATCAATTTGATTGGGTGCAAATGGATTGATGCGATCAAGAGGATTAAACACCAAACCGTTGCCCCAGCTTAGCGCCTGTCGGCCAAAAGTAATCGTATCATTGCGATGACGGAAAGTGGCATTTAAGCGATCGATGCGCTGTTGGCTAAAGTCTGTACTGGAATCGGCGAGTGTTTGGCTGAGGCGCAATAGCGCAAAACGATCTGGATTGCTTTGGTTCAGTTGGCTCGCATTAAGATTGGAGCTTCGAATGCCGCTGAGTTGATAATCCATAGCGAAAGTCCATGCTTGCCAATTTTGTTGCCGTTTAAGGCGTAAGTCGTAATCACTGCCTCTAAAATCTGAATTTTGTTGCCCGTCTTGCGAAAAAATTGCGCTTTTAAAGTGTCCTTCAAGCGCATAACTTGTTATTGGTAACCCAATGAGAAAGGGGGGTAATAAAAAACCGCTCAAAACGCTTAATTTTAGGAATTTTCGATGTCTATCGATGGAAAAAGGTTTAATCGGCGGAATCATGCAGTATTTTTCCATCAGCGAGTTCAATTTTGCGTTCTGCTTTTTCAATTACTTGTGGGTCATGGCTAGAGATAACAAAAGTGCTGCCAAGGTCGCGATTAAGTTGATGCATTAAGTTCATCAGTTGTTCGGAATTTTTTGAATCTAAATTGGCGGTAGGCTCGTCTGCCAAGATAATTTTCGGCTGGGCGACAATCGCTCGAGCGATGGCAACCCGTTGTTGTTGGCCGCCGGACAGTTCGGCAGGGCGGCGGTGCATTAAGTTTTGTAATCCGACTTGTTGCAATATATATTCGCTTTTGTTGATTGCATCGCGATTGGATAATCCTTGCATTTGCAAAATGAAAGAGACGTTTTCTAAAGCGCTGAACACTGGCACCAGATTGTAAGATTGAAAAATAAAGCCGATTTTATGTAAGCGTAAATCGGTTAATTGGTCATCGCTGTAATGACTAAGCGGATGTTTATCGAGAAAAACTTCGCCGCTACTTGGTCGATCCAAGCCGCCAATTAAATTCAACAGAGTGGTTTTGCCAGAACCCGAAGCGCCATATAGGCAGATAAACTCACCGGCGTATACCTGCAAATCGACTTGGTCAATGGCTTTAATTACGCTGTCGCCGTCGGCAAATGCTTTGCAGACGCTTTGGCACTCAATTACCGTCGGATGAAACATACTCAGATCCTTTGATTACTCTGTTGCAGATTTTTGAAACGTGTTGCACGCCAAATCGGTAGTGCTGCAAATAAGCTAAGTGCAACGATTAATTGTCCGGTATTGTTTAGCCATAGCCCATAGTCGTAGCCTAAAAACAGCTGATGGCTAATACCAATCCAAGCGGTGCCTTCAGCCAGAAAACTTAGATTGATACCGTTGCTTAGCAGGCTGACTAAGGCGAACATAAAGCCCCAACTAAAGAGCGCGCTGAGCAGCAAAATGGCCAGCAATTCGAGCAATAATAAACGCCGTAATTGGCTTGGTTTTAAGCCAAGGATAAACAGTCGTTGCAGTTCGGTGCGGCGTTCATAAAGTGACATATACAGCGTGTTAAGCAGAGCAAACAGCATCAATACGCCAATCATTGCCAACCAGACCCAATTAAAGCTGTCCATCATGCTAATCGAGGCAAATGCATAGGGTTGTAAATCCCGCCAACTGATGATTTTTTGTTCAGAAAATTGAGACTTCAGTGTTTCGATTTGCGGGATAAAATCCTCGCCTAGCTTGGCGTGCGATAGGCTCAGTTTTTTTGGATTTTTCAGTGCGATTTGGTTGACTTGGTTGTCGACCGCTAGCCATTTTTGCGCGGTACTTAATGGCATAAATACCATCGTCTTTTCGATGTTTGGATCACTGTGCCGAAAGCTGGCGCTGATGCGTAATCCGATCTCGGCTAATTTGCCGTCTTTGCCTTGAGTCAGCACGACCAGTTTACGCCCAACGGCACTATTTATGCGTTCTAACAAAGCTTGTCCGACAATGATTTGATAAGGTTTTTGTGGATCGTTGAAGTGTTTGATGGGGTCTTGTAGTGCGTTTCCAATAAACGATAGGGTAGCTTCTTGCTGTAAATCGACGGCTAATAAATTGACGCCTAGACTCTCGTATTCGCTTTTTACAATGGCGGGTAAGTTCAAACGTCCTGCCCAAAATAACGTGCTCTCTTGTAAGGCGATTTGTTGGGTTTTTGACAAAATAAAGCGTTGTTGTAAATCAGGGTTTTGGGTAAAGTCGGTAGTCTGAATTTGCCACTCTGCGCCAAGATTGTTCAATGCATTATCCAACATGGCGTTTGCCCATGAAAGCATCAATGAATTAAAAAACAAAATGGCTGTTAGGCCTAAAAAGCTAACGCTAAGCAAGATACCACTGCGTTTGGGATAACGCCAAAGATTGCGCCAAGCGAAAAGCAGAATAGGCCATTTCATTCGTTCAAATCCTCATAACTGTCGGCTGGTTAAAGGTTTGATGGTCGCTATTTTAAAATGCAACAGCAGCACCATTAACAGCCAAGCAATCCCAAAGACCAAAGGTACAAAAGCTAAGCTAATCACACTCAGTTGGGGGTAGAGCGTGCCGCTTAAACCAAACTGTGCGAACAGTTCTTCCATACCAGAGAAGGTGATTCCAGCGTGCATAAAGTAGAGGCTAATCGCCACACCAGCGATCCAGCCGAGTGCTAAACCAAGGGTAATTAATAACAATATTTCTAGGCTAAGCATTGCGCTAATTTGCCGTGGTTGCATGCCCAAAGCATGGAGTAGAGCAAATTCATTATGGCGTTCAAGCACACTCATATATAAGGTGTTTAGCACAATCAAAACCACAATCAGCAGCAGGGCGCTGTACCATAAAAAAGCGCTGGCGATGTCCATTTGAATGCTTTGATATAAACCGGGTTGCAGGTCTTTCCAATCACGCCAACGCAAATTTTGTGGATAGGCATCTTGTTCTAATTGGCTAAAAAGTGCGTCGGCAAGCTTGTCCATTTGTGCTAGTTTTGGCGTTTTTAAAACCAGCTGTTGTACTTGATTTGGGTAGGCAAATAATGCTTGGAAATCACTTAAACGAATTTGTGCCAATTGATTGTTGAAGGCATTGATTGGCAGATCAAAAGTGCCAACTAAGGTAAACAGTTCTACCGCCAAACTGCCGTTGGCATCTTCCCCCAATAGTTGCAATTGGTCGCCGATAGTAAGCTCTAATTTTGCTGCTAATTGTTTGCCTAACACAATTGGCATGGCCTGATTCGGATCAGCAAAATACGAGCCTTGGCTGATATTTTGACTTAGGCTTGAAAGAGTTTTTTCACTTTCGGGTTGTATGCCCATGATTTGCACCGCGTGGTTCTGGGTGTCTTTAAGATTGCTTAAAATCGCAAAGTTTTGCGCGCGAAAACCGTAGCCACTCAGCGCGCTTTGTTGCTGCAAAATGGTTGGCCAATTTTTGCCAATCTGAAAGCCGTTGTGAAGGTTAGGGCGCTCAGAAAATTGTGGGTTTTGCACTTGGGCAAAACCACTGATGAGGCTTAAATTCTGTTCTTTCATGCTGGCATAGGTGCCAAATTGAAAGCTCAGCATAAAGACTAAGCTCATCGTGGTCACAGCAATCGCGCTAAGCGTTAGCCATGAACGCGTTTTGTGACGCCACAGATTGCGCCATGCAAACTGCCGTATGCTGCGGTAAATAAATTTTTGCGCGCGCGCGCTCATTCAAGCGGCTCCAGATCATCGCTTCTTTCAAGTTGCCAAGAGCGTGGCGAACGTAAACTTCCTAGGCTAAACAGCGATTCTGGTATAGCAACATCAAACCAAATTTTATCGGTATGAACCTCGGTCCATTCATCGGTTTTGTTAAAGTCTTGCATCCGCATAATAGTCGGATAAGCGCCGATTTTACTGTTGCGGATTTCCAAAGTCTGCAGTGCGCGCAGGGGCGTCATTTGCTGATCAAAAAAGATTTCTTTGAGTAAAACGCCATCTTCACGTATCCACAACTCTTCTTTTCCCCAAACCACTGGCGCACTCTCTTTGGGATGCAATTCAAGTTGGTAAACGCTTAATTCAGGATTAAAAGTGTCAGTATGGCGGGCGATAATTTGCGGGTTATAGTCGCGTAAAATTTGATCGCTTTTGGCGAGGTCGTTATAAGAGAAATCTGACCCCATCCACGATTGGCTGAGCATCGAATTTGGCAGCTTGCTGATGCGTTGGAGTTTAGGTGTGAATAGCCAGATTTGATTGTCGATTTTTAGAATGGCGTTGCCTGAATCTTTGGGCGGATAGGTGAAACGCATTAGCGAATTGCTCATGCCTTGCGTCCAACCTTCTATTTGCAGTTTACGCTGCCACGCTGGTCTTTGGATTAGCATGGTTAATTGACTATAGGCACTTTTGCCCCGCCATCTTTCTAGCGCGAGAGTAATTAAGGCAGCGGCTGTTGGTTGAGTTGCTGCGGTTGGTTCAGTGTTTTGTTCCGTTTTTTGCTGTGCTTGTATCGTACCTGAGGCAAGGCTTAGCATAAGCAAGATAGAAAAAAACCAAGGCATCTAAAACCTCACAAATTCTTTATATTGATGTTTCACTATACCGAAGTTATTGGCGTTTCACGTGAAACAAATCAAGTACTGAGTGGATTCTTCTATCCCTTAAGCCATTTGGACTTATCCTGCCATTTTTTAAGATAGGGTATGGTTTTAGCATTGTCGTTAAGGTGTTTCACGTGGAACATCATCTTGATTGCGCGCCTTAGCGGAGCATCTTTTGCTTAAGTGATGGGTAGCCGATAAAATGGCTTTTGGTTTTTAAATTTGCTGTGGTTATCTTGGAAAAAGACATTAGAAATCGTTGGCACGAAGAGTGGCAGAAAAATCCAAAACGGAATTTATGCGTTTGTTATGACGTCCCAAAAGAGGAGGTGATGCGAGCGATTGAGAATGGTGCGGATACTTTTGAAAAAGTCAGTGCCAAGACGTATGCTTGTCAGGGGGCAGGTTGTTGCGAGCGTTTGATTTATCGGCTGCTGGAGTTTCATCAAACCGCGCAAACTGAAGATTCAGACGAGGTCGTGTTGACATCAGAACGAAACAATCGTGCTTGAAAATCGGTTTTACGACCATAGCTATATTCATACAGATTTAAAAGATAAATACAATAATAAAACTACCACTTCAGTTGCGCGATTCGGTTCGGGCCTTAATCTTTGAGAGATAAATTAATGAGTAATCCTTTTTTCGAACTAGATGGTTTTCCCAAATTTGACCAGTATGAAGTCGAGCACATTGCGCCAGCAATGGAGCAATTATTGGCGCAGAGTCGTGCGCAAATTGAGCGTTTAGTGGCAGAGCCTGCAGCACCGACTTGGCAAAACTTTATTGAACCAATGGAGCAAATTGATAACACCTTTGAGCGTGTTTGGGGGCCGATGGGGCATCTTGATGCGGTCAAAAACTCTGATGAGTGGCATGAGGCTTATAGCCAATGTATTCCGAAAGTAACCGCCTACAGCACTGAGGTTGGTCAAAATGCCGGGCTCTATGAAAAGTTTAATCAATTGGCTCAGAGTGATGAATATCAAAGCTACTCTTTGGCGCAACAGAAAGTGATTATTAATGCGCTACGAAACTTTCGTTTAAGTGGCATCGCTTTGCCACCTGCTGAGCAGAAAAAGTTTAAAGAATATTCCGAAAAGTTGTCACAGTTAAGTAGTCAGTTTGGCAATAACGTATTAAAAGCGACGCAGAGCTGGTCAAAAACTATTACGGATG
Coding sequences:
- a CDS encoding rhodanese-like domain-containing protein, translating into MKNRNLFAGLTLAAALLATSGTYAVEPSKFAGAAPSPERQTPQGLYINAANTYKWMKEDSKVILVDVRTPAEWQFVGYTPMAQIMIPSVKFEFNKFDEKKPRYASKINDNFIAEFEEKLFDLGADKNTPFVIMCRSGATRAQPAAKMLDQYGYKNVYIMTDGFEGGKVKEGEHKQWRMKAGWKVDNPVESWTYNIDKKTAYLDK
- a CDS encoding outer membrane lipoprotein-sorting protein, with the translated sequence MPWFFSILLMLSLASGTIQAQQKTEQNTEPTAATQPTAAALITLALERWRGKSAYSQLTMLIQRPAWQRKLQIEGWTQGMSNSLMRFTYPPKDSGNAILKIDNQIWLFTPKLQRISKLPNSMLSQSWMGSDFSYNDLAKSDQILRDYNPQIIARHTDTFNPELSVYQLELHPKESAPVVWGKEELWIREDGVLLKEIFFDQQMTPLRALQTLEIRNSKIGAYPTIMRMQDFNKTDEWTEVHTDKIWFDVAIPESLFSLGSLRSPRSWQLERSDDLEPLE
- a CDS encoding ABC transporter permease, translating into MKWPILLFAWRNLWRYPKRSGILLSVSFLGLTAILFFNSLMLSWANAMLDNALNNLGAEWQIQTTDFTQNPDLQQRFILSKTQQIALQESTLFWAGRLNLPAIVKSEYESLGVNLLAVDLQQEATLSFIGNALQDPIKHFNDPQKPYQIIVGQALLERINSAVGRKLVVLTQGKDGKLAEIGLRISASFRHSDPNIEKTMVFMPLSTAQKWLAVDNQVNQIALKNPKKLSLSHAKLGEDFIPQIETLKSQFSEQKIISWRDLQPYAFASISMMDSFNWVWLAMIGVLMLFALLNTLYMSLYERRTELQRLFILGLKPSQLRRLLLLELLAILLLSALFSWGFMFALVSLLSNGINLSFLAEGTAWIGISHQLFLGYDYGLWLNNTGQLIVALSLFAALPIWRATRFKNLQQSNQRI
- the tnpC gene encoding IS66 family transposase — its product is MKTMPNLHQLSADQLRTLAAQLLVQVEEKDQRIAADAKAIQQKELKIDQLTYELAYLRRLKFSHKSEQISALQMTLLDEVTDADIAAIESELDALRDKTDTAQPKKKPKRQPLPEHLPRLDIRHDPESTTCSCGCQLRHIGEDVSEKLDYLPGTFQVERHIRSKWACDTCETLIQKPMPPQIIDKGLPTSGLLAHLLIAKYADHLPLYRQAQIFERAGVKLPSSTLAEWVGVCGVQLEPVAQALKDFLLTQPVLHADETPVPMLKPGNKKTHKAYLWAYTNPANAQHKAVYYHFSEGRNGKFAREVLQDWKGLLVCDDYPGYKASFKQGVSEVGCMAHARRKFVELHESGKSTIAIQAIELMGQLYAIEKEIQPLAPEERQIIRQQKSKPIMDLLLKWLKVHREKVPKGGATEKAIHYSLKRWDALSRYLGDGRLPIDNNWVENQIRPWALGRKNWLFAGSLRSGQRAANIMSLIQSAKNNGLDPYAYLKDVLERLPTHKASQIDQLLPHNWQPSNR
- a CDS encoding (2Fe-2S)-binding protein → MVILEKDIRNRWHEEWQKNPKRNLCVCYDVPKEEVMRAIENGADTFEKVSAKTYACQGAGCCERLIYRLLEFHQTAQTEDSDEVVLTSERNNRA
- a CDS encoding Na/Pi cotransporter family protein, which translates into the protein MFQSAKKWLLILSILFGSIALFTQNVAASSMVNGVLNNVHNHIDWWNMSMWLLGGLALFLYGMDLMVKALLSVAGDQMKGLLAKLTTNRVMGAITGAGVTAVIQSSSITTVLTVGFVSAGLMTVTQAAGVIMGANLGTTVTAQIVAFKIQNFALLMIAVGFLMQFVGKQARTRAIGQLILGLGLIFFGMNLMSEGMAPLRNYEPFLNLMVQMEHPLLAIAVGMLFTALIQSSSATIGIIIVMAGSGLITLPAGIALAMGAHIGTTITAMLASIGKSRDALRTAFIHLFFNLGAVIIWLPFIPYLAEIAILMSASDQVGLVDDMPRQIANANTLLTLVALLVFLPFASLFVWLASKIVPVIEDEKDGIAFRAKHLDETFIDTPSVALQAVSIEIQDYHKKQALFYKRMVTLISEPKMEKLSKESVNLQRFKSYQQQILSYLARTAQGSLSDSEQKTYSELMLIVHGFESMRTAMEDHIFNVLHRMLLDDIKPSPTMLNLVGQLTNEVAKAMDKGLLGLLEANHDAALEVMGSEQTIEHLIQEALAHQLKRFEKTEKRLEIFRYEMEIIEGFKQLYSLSKRLARTQLAKESAEQMIK
- a CDS encoding transposase, yielding MTDTLSTLPTVKKIRRRYSREFKQQVLTACEDPNTSIAQVARDYGINANQIQNWKRQLKKRHASQAAFIPLVLNDLPPSSPQTLLVELPAPQGKIAVHWPVTELAKLSAFVKSVQS
- the tnpB gene encoding IS66 family insertion sequence element accessory protein TnpB (TnpB, as the term is used for proteins encoded by IS66 family insertion elements, is considered an accessory protein, since TnpC, encoded by a neighboring gene, is a DDE family transposase.), whose amino-acid sequence is MIRIDHYWLATEPMDMRAGPDTALARVIAVFGEAKPHHAYLFANKRGNRMKILIHDGLGIWLCARRLNQGKFHWAELWRGDSVTLSPEQCLALVQGLPWQRLETSLSLS
- a CDS encoding ABC transporter ATP-binding protein, which encodes MFHPTVIECQSVCKAFADGDSVIKAIDQVDLQVYAGEFICLYGASGSGKTTLLNLIGGLDRPSSGEVFLDKHPLSHYSDDQLTDLRLHKIGFIFQSYNLVPVFSALENVSFILQMQGLSNRDAINKSEYILQQVGLQNLMHRRPAELSGGQQQRVAIARAIVAQPKIILADEPTANLDSKNSEQLMNLMHQLNRDLGSTFVISSHDPQVIEKAERKIELADGKILHDSAD
- a CDS encoding ABC transporter permease — its product is MSARAQKFIYRSIRQFAWRNLWRHKTRSWLTLSAIAVTTMSLVFMLSFQFGTYASMKEQNLSLISGFAQVQNPQFSERPNLHNGFQIGKNWPTILQQQSALSGYGFRAQNFAILSNLKDTQNHAVQIMGIQPESEKTLSSLSQNISQGSYFADPNQAMPIVLGKQLAAKLELTIGDQLQLLGEDANGSLAVELFTLVGTFDLPINAFNNQLAQIRLSDFQALFAYPNQVQQLVLKTPKLAQMDKLADALFSQLEQDAYPQNLRWRDWKDLQPGLYQSIQMDIASAFLWYSALLLIVVLIVLNTLYMSVLERHNEFALLHALGMQPRQISAMLSLEILLLITLGLALGWIAGVAISLYFMHAGITFSGMEELFAQFGLSGTLYPQLSVISLAFVPLVFGIAWLLMVLLLHFKIATIKPLTSRQL